A window of the Alphaproteobacteria bacterium genome harbors these coding sequences:
- a CDS encoding cupin domain-containing protein has product MEERRFVDDPGSGWEQVDAGVRRRILAHRPELMMVEVAFEAGAVGTPHAHPHVQSCYVAAGRFRVTVDGEVRELGAGCSFVVPPDTLHGVVALEPGRLIDAFTPQRADFLPAG; this is encoded by the coding sequence GTGGAAGAGCGACGCTTCGTCGACGACCCGGGCAGCGGCTGGGAGCAGGTCGATGCCGGCGTGCGCCGGCGCATCCTTGCCCACCGGCCCGAGCTGATGATGGTCGAGGTCGCGTTCGAGGCCGGCGCGGTCGGCACGCCGCACGCCCATCCGCATGTGCAGTCGTGCTATGTCGCCGCCGGGCGCTTCCGGGTCACCGTCGACGGCGAGGTGCGCGAGCTCGGCGCCGGCTGCAGCTTCGTGGTGCCGCCCGACACCCTGCACGGCGTCGTCGCGCTGGAGCCGGGCCGGCTGATCGATGCCTTCACCCCGCAGCGGGCCGACTTCCTGCCGGCAGGCTGA